From Schistocerca cancellata isolate TAMUIC-IGC-003103 chromosome 10, iqSchCanc2.1, whole genome shotgun sequence:
aactcgttgttatattgAAAATATGTCGAGGATAGACAATGTCGAAACAACGCTATTATATCAGTAGGAAACATATCAGCTGTGTAAGAAAGAGCTTCGTCAACAGGGACCATGGCGAACAGGgatactacatcgaaactgacaaggatgtcacttCGACTAACTGTGATCTCCGTCAGTTTTTTGATGAAATGAATGGAAATTTTAATATGAGCGTCAGTTTTACCTATATACGGTTGTAACGAAGAAGCAAGATACCTAGACAGCTCTTGAGTAGGAACCCCAATGGCGCTTACTATCGGTCTCAATGGGATATTGGGCTTGTGTATCTTAGGTAACCCATACAGTCTGGGAGAGTACGCTTCCGTTTTGCAAAgatattttttttatcttctgtaggTAGTACTTAACAGTTTCGTTTTAgggtcctttttcagttttttataggtGGTAGGATCCAAGAGGTCTCTGATCTTTCTATGATAATCCTCACTCTTCAGCACGACAGTAGCATTACCCTTATCATCAGTAAGTACAATAATATTCCAGACCTCAttgaaggagaagcagttttatatgtggaccacggcaattcagcccggaagttttaattaatgaagacgccggctgtGAAAGCTTACACGTTATGAGTATTTTGGTTATCACTGAAATTCTAATGCTGTATAGAAACAACGCAATTGATTTCTGCTAGTTACTCTTCGtcttgacagtgtcttgaaaaaccTTACACTGATAGATCATTTGATTTTTCTAGATGCAATACGTGCAGGGGAAGATGGAAAAATAAAACGGACAACATATTTCTAAAATTTGTTTAttacacaaaacaataaaacatctcTCAAAACaattgagcaagttttactgtgcTAATCTATCGTAAGAAAACACAGACTTTGATGCAGGAAGAATTGGTGTCTGATTATGTACAGGTGCAAAAGATGAAGTGAGAGGAGATGTTTAGCTTTGCAGTGATAAATGGTGTGCCTTTACTGAAGGAGTGAAGCGATGTGCTGGCGAATGGTGGTGCTGGTACTGCTCGATGACTACGCCGGACTGGATACTCTAGTGGATGCCGTGGCCGTACCCGTATCCAGAACTGAGACCACCGTAGCTGCCACCGTAGCTGCCGCCGTACCCGTAGCCTCCGCCGTATCCGATGGAGCCCCCGTACCTGCCGCCGTAGAGACCGCCTCCGTATCCTCCGCCGAGGGACAGGCCGCCGCCGTAGCCGCCTCCCAGGCCGCCGCCGTAGCCGCCTCCCAGGCCGCCGCCGTAGCCTCCTCCCAGGCCGCTACCTACAGCGACGACCGGGGTGGCGACTGGGACGGCCACGGGCTGAGGCACACTGACTGGGACGGGCTGGGGAACGGGCACGGGTACGGGCTGGGGCACAGTCACGGGCACGGGCTGGGGCACGGAGACGGGCACGGGGTGGGGGACCTTGACGGGTACGGGACGCGGGACGGCTACCGGGTAGGGTCGGGGCACGGATACCGGGACGGGCACGGGGTGGGGCACCGGGACGGGTCGGGGCACCGAGACGGGGTACGGCTGGGGCACGGGCACGGGTACGGCACGCGTGACGGTGACCGGCTGGGGCACGGGGACGGGCACGGGGACCGCCTGGTTCACGGTGGTCACCGCGACGGCACCGCCGCCGATGCCTCCTCCCAGACCTCCTCCCAGGCCTCCTCCGAAGCCTCCGAGACCGCCTCCCAGGCCACCGAGACCGCCTCCGTAGCCGATACCGCCTCCGTAGCCGATACCGCCTCCGTAACCTAGGCCGCCGCCATAGCCGTATCCGCCGCCGTAGCCTCCGTAGCTGCCGAGGCCGTAGCCCCCGTAGCTGCCCAGTCCCAGAATGCCGCGCTTCTCTTTGGCCGTCGACGACTGGGCGGCACTGTCAGCGGTAGGTTGTTGGGTCTCCGCTGCCACCAGCGCCACCACCGCCAGCAGGCACACCTGTGGAGACAGAGGTCGTCTGGGTCAGGTATATGTGGTCGCATTTTCGCCTGCTTTCTTTTCTGTCGTACTGATATACATTATTGAACAAGTAcgtgttgtaatgttgatgcattaagttgttctgaaagtggtgctgatattcaaggcaataaaaacgggttaaaagccgtcagctgtctggggaagttaacattgcattactgagtaactgtttcaccaggtatccggtctagcttaccaaatttccaaccagactaacattaattataatcttttaatagtcatcttatgacaactggtgattatatatatatatatatacaatactgttttgtaagccacctcctttgttgatggactacattttctaagaagtctcccaatgaatctcaacgtggctcccgccttaccaacaattaattttatatgatcattccacttcaaatcgctccgcacgcatactcccagatattttacagaagtaactgctaccagtgtttgttccgctatcatataatcatacaataaaggatccttctttctatgtatccgcaatacactacatttgtctatgttaagggtcagttgccactccctgcaccaagtgcctatccgctgccaatcttcctgcatttcgctacaattttctaatgctgcaacttctctgtatactacagcatcatccgcgaaaagccgcatggatcttccgacactatctactaggtcatttatatatattgtgaaaagcaatggtcccataacactcccctgtggcaacgccagaggttattttaacgtctgtagactctctccattgagaacaacatgctgtgttctgtttgctaaaagctcttcaatgcagccacacagctggtctgatattccgtcggctcttactttgtttatcaggcgacccaATGAACATGTCATTTACCTCCATTACTGCATGCAGAACGCTGGACTTACACCTCTCTTTACCGCCCATCATCGATTCGACAGCTCGACTATGAAAATCTTTCGACTGTAGTTGCTCGTAAGAGAACAACGCTTTCTGCCAGCTGAGACCCAGCGAGATACTGTCGGTGAGGTAAGTCCCTGACGGTGAGCCAGAGGTGCAATTACAATAATCTGTTCTGCAGACACGCGACGCGTAATTTCGCCACGTTTTCCCGTCTGCGCCATTGCTGAGTCAAGTGCGCGCTCCAAACCGCTCGCGCAGTGAAAAGCCGCGGCGAAGGATTCTTTTGAGGTCCGCGTTTACATACTTCCCAGGCGCTGTCAGTGAACTGGTTCGAACACTCAAGGCGCCGGGGGAGAAACTAGACGCTTGCTTTGAAAGTCGACTTCAACACAGCGGTGGGCGCTGTTTGTCGGACAGCACTCCCTAACAGGGCCCGCAGTGTCGTGTTTCGTGACGCAGTGttctgtccacagatacaaacggcGTTGTTTGCTTCTGCACCCGGTGTTTTAGGGGAACACGCTTGACAAGAATATTTTCCATCAGCTTACGTGTGAAATTAAAAAGCTGGCTTGCTAAACACTCGTTCAACCAATCCTAAATGTGTAGTGGCATTCATATAGAATAAGTCTAAAGAGGGTCCTTATCGATgttacttttatgaaaatattatgattcaatatttgttaattaacatttgtACACTATAAAAGTATAGAATTTAAACCAAAAACTTTCTTTGCTGGTAGCGAGACTCGAATGACCGGCTCTACGATCATAAGATTTCCACGTTAGGCACTTTTGTCTAGAAGGttttttttgttgaagtttcttttGTGATGGAAGCAACATTACCGTTTTTTTGAAGAAAGGCGCGTATTTCTCATAACAACTGTTAATTTATTGTAGTTTGTAGTGTTGCGTAGTCACGTACGTCCAGAAATTCTCTTCACCTCTGTCCCTTTTCGATGGCATCTAAGTATTCAAAAAGTTAACTACATTTTCCTTCATGTTTGGTTAATGTCCTTTATCTAGACGTAAGTTCTTTGGATACTTGCTAGTTTGTTTCCTGTGGGACAATCATATACTGTCTGCACTAACCGCGAAAAAAATGGTTTTCTTCAGTGTTAATAACATAGCCTGTGGTGCACAATGACCATTCTGAGAGATAAATCGATTTTTATCTTGAGTTTGTTGAAATTTTTCTGTTGACATCGTGATACCGCATTTCCCTTACGACAAGTAATGTACCTCGTGTCTTTTAGTCCTTTCCTAGCTCGCGTGCTGCAAACTGCTTACGTCCTCCTCCACATTTCAGAGACGCTAGCGTGCAGACGAAGAGTTTACGAAGATACGTTTATTAGCAAAAGAAGCTCACATGGTCTACCAAACTCCACGCCTTGTAACACACCTTTTGGTACACCCTTCATAGTAGCGTTGACACAGCACACAGGTCTCAAACTTTGCGAAGGAAAGGAATGGAGCATAGGAAAAATCTTTCAAATTGGGTGGCTGGACCTGTCCTTCCGGGTTTCACAGCCATTCTTGCCATAGGACTTCACTTGACGTTACTAACAGCACTGCGGTAGATGTCGTTCTCCATGATTTCTGGAAGGAACTCAGTacgaaatttttgttgcagcagtgTCCAGTGGCACCATAACGATCTACCACAGTGGCACCGAAATGTCGATGACCATAGTCCAGCACAATCGTACAGTCCTAAGTGTTGTAGATACGCATTTACAATTGAGAAGTGGTCCCGATCTACGCATTTGGCAGTGCGAATTTCATGAATGCTTGTACTCTAACTCAAGTACGTCCATTTCAGTGAATTATAATATACAATAACTAGAACGTGGCTCCACTGGCGAAAGCACgcagtaatgaaaacaaaataatgtgTTATTTTAATGTATCCAACTACAGCAGCCTGATAACCTGTCCATTCATTCATTCGTTAATCATTCGCACACTGCGTTCTGTAAATCCCATCATCAAGGAGAGCCTTCGGGGATGTGGAAGAAGTCGAGTTATGCATCAACATGCAGAAGAAACCCCACTGGCTATTAGTCGACCACAGTCTTAATGAGCCCGTGTGTAAGGGCGCTTTGGTCGACTTATTGTCATCATATTCTACGACGACGTGCGAACCAattgatagtatatgcacaactgaccTGAAGGCATTCAAGTTGCGATGCATTTTTCCTCGTCACCACTGTACATGGTTACTGCTACATCACTGTGTGTTACCCACAACTGCCACGGGAGACCTAGTGCCATAATATCGTCGTCGGGCTATACCTCTGCCTaaaatactaacaacaaattaaGACTGGAGCTAATTCACTTAGACTGCTAGTTACACGAATGAATACAAGATTTTTATTTCACGTGTGTGCATGTTAGGGGGAAATAGTTGCATTGAAAAATGCCACTCCTCCTTCTCATATGCTACTCAgctgttgtttttttttatctaaaacTTCAAGCAAAGCAGTCAGAAATCTATATATGATGGCAACATCGAGATACGATCAGTACAAAAGTTGAGCTGTGCAGAATTGAAATCGCTAGT
This genomic window contains:
- the LOC126106252 gene encoding keratin, type I cytoskeletal 9-like; this encodes MRTVLVCLLAVVALVAAETQQPTADSAAQSSTAKEKRGILGLGSYGGYGLGSYGGYGGGYGYGGGLGYGGGIGYGGGIGYGGGLGGLGGGLGGFGGGLGGGLGGGIGGGAVAVTTVNQAVPVPVPVPQPVTVTRAVPVPVPQPYPVSVPRPVPVPHPVPVPVSVPRPYPVAVPRPVPVKVPHPVPVSVPQPVPVTVPQPVPVPVPQPVPVSVPQPVAVPVATPVVAVGSGLGGGYGGGLGGGYGGGLGGGYGGGLSLGGGYGGGLYGGRYGGSIGYGGGYGYGGSYGGSYGGLSSGYGYGHGIH